ATGGGACCCCGCTGCTGCTCCGGCATCCCCCCATCCTAGGCGGCGGGTCGCGGAGCCCCGGCCGCGCGCGAGGCGCGAGGGCGCTCTCCCAGAGAGCCGCCATAGTGTGGGGCGCGTCATGGGTCGGGTCGTCGGAGCAGCAGTCATCCTCATCACCGGGGTCGGTCTCCTCGTCATCACCTGGCCGCAGCTCCTCGGTCTCGAGCAGTCCTACCTCGTCGCGCACGCCGTGGCCATCCGCGGCGGTCTCGTCGCCGCGGCCGCCGCCGTCCTCCTGCTGACCCTCGTGCTGTGCGTCGCCATCCGGCCCGGCCGACGGCTCCTCGGCAGCCTCGCCGCGCTGCTGGCGGTCTTCATCGGCGCCAACTGCGCCGTCCTCGCCACGCGCGGGCTCGGCGACACCGCCTTCGCCGAGCCGCGGGACGCGGACGTCACCGTGCTCTCCTGGAACACGCTCGGTGGGGCCACCGGCGCGCGCGCCGTCGCCGACCTCGCCATCGAGTCCGGCGCGGACGTGGTCACCCTGCCCGAGACGCGCGAGGAGACGGGCGCCGAGATCGCCGTGCTCATGCGCGAGGCGGGCCGGCCGATGTGGGTCCGCACGGTGGCCTTCGACGACGTGGCGGCCGCGCGCTCCACCACCATCCTCATCAGCGCGGCCTACGGCGACTACCGGCTCGACGAGTCGCGCGGCACCACGGCCGTGCTGCCCACCGTGATCATGGAGCCGGTGGACGGCGTCGGGCCGACCATCATGGCCGTGCACCCCGTCTCCCCCCATCCCCGAGCAGATGGAGAACTGGCGGGCGGACCTCGCCTGGCTCGGGCAGCGCTGCGACGAGGGCAACGTCATCATCGCGGGCGACTTCAACGCCACGCTCGACCACATGAGCCGCTACGGCGGCACGCCCACCGAGCGCGACCAGGTCACGGACCTCGGCCAGTGCGTCGACGCGGCGCGCGCCTCCGGCAACGCCGCCGTCGGGACGTGGCCGACGGACATCCCCGCGCTCCTCGGCACGCCGATCGACCACATCATGGCGACGCCCGGCTGGGCCGTCACGGGCTTCCGCGTCGTCGAGGACCGCGACGGGGCCGGCAGCGACCACCGGCCGATCGTGGCCCAGCTCACGCCGCTGCGCTGACCCGCGTTCCCGCCCGCGGGGCGGCCGGGCCAGGTGGGATGATCGACGGATGGCCGAGAACACCGACACCGCGTCCGAGACCACCCCCGACGACATCGCCGCCGACCCGGCCGCGCCGCTCGCCACGACCGAGACCGCGTCCCCGGCGGTCGCCCCCGCGGGCGCCCCCGCTCCCGGATCCGGCGACGCCCCCGTCCCCCGCGCGACCTCGAACCGCAGCACGACCCCGGCGAGCACGGCGTTCAGCGACTTCGTGTCCGCGCACTGGGCCGACCGCGAGGAGGTCGACCCGCCCGCGCGCGAGCAGGCGCCCTTCGCCGCCGACCGCCGCCGCCGGCTGTCGGCGCAGCACGTCGGCACGCGCCTCGTGATCCCCGCGGGCCGCCTCAAGCAGCGCAGCAACGACACCGACCACCCGTTCCGCGCCCACTCCGCCTTCGCGCACCTCACCGGCTGGGGTGCCGACAGCGAGCCCGGCGCCGTGCTCGTCCTCGAGCCCGCGACCGGGGGATCCGCCGCCGACGGCTCCGCGCACGAGGCCACCCTCTACTTCCGCGAGCGCGCCGGTCGCGACAGCGACGAGTTCTACGCCAACGCCGAGATCGGCGAGTTCTGGATCGGGCCGCGCCCGTCGCTCCGCCAGGTCGCGGCCGACCTCGGGCTCGCGACCGCGCCCCTGGCCGACGTCGACGCCGCGATCGCCGCCCCCGGCGCCGCCCGCGTGATCCGCGAGGCCGACCCCCAGCTCGCCGCCCGCGTCGACGAGGCCCGCGCGGCCTCCGACGCCGACGCCGGCGCGGACCACGTCGACGGCGACGCCCTCCTCGCCCGCGACGCCTCCGAGCTGCGCCTCGTGAAGGACGCGTACGAGATCCGGCAGATGCGCGAGGCCGTCGACACGACGGGCCGCGGCTTCTCGGACGTCATCGCCGACATGCCCGCCGTCACGGCGCACGCACGCGGCGAGCGCGTCGTCGAGGGCGTCTTCAACGCGCGCGCACGGGCGGACGGCAACACGGTGGGCTACGACACCATCGCGGCATCCGGCCCGCACGCCTGCATCCTGCACTGGACGCGGAACGACGGACGCGTCGTGCCGGGCGACCTGATCCTCATCGACGCGGGCGTCGAGCTCGACAGCTACTACACGGCCGACATCACGCGCACGCTCCCCGTGTCCGGCACGTTCACCGACGTGCAGCGCGAGGTCTACGAGGCCGTGCGCGAGGCGGCCGACGCCGCCCTCGCGATCGTGCGGCCCGGCATCCGCTTCCGCGAGGTGCACGCCGCGGCGATGGAGGTCATCGCGCGCCGGGTCGCCGGCTGGGGCATGCTGCCCGTGACCGCCGAGGAGGCGCTCCAGGCCGACAACCAGCACCACCGCCGCTACATGGTGCACGGCACGAGCCACCACCTCGGCCTCGACGTGCACGACTGCGCGCAGGCCCGGCGGGACATGTACATCGACGGGATCGTGGAGGCCGGCATGGTCTTCACCATCGAGCCGGGCCTCTACTTCCAGCCGGACGACCTCACCGTCCCAGAGCGCTTCCGCGGCATCGGCGTGCGCATCGAGGACGACATCCTCGTGACGCGCGACGGCGCCGAGAACCTGTCGGCGGGCATCCCCCGCACGGCCGACGAGGTCGAGGCGTGGATGGCCGGTCGGGCCTAGCCGCGGAGGCGGGGCCGGCTGCGGGACCGGGCCGGTCGCGCGGGGATCAGGCCCCGGTCGCGCCCTGCTCGCCCACGGGCCGGTCGGTCGACGTGGGCGGCGCGGTCGGCTCGGGGGCGGCGGACCCGCCCTGCTCCGGCACGCGCTCCCCGTAGGGGCCCGCGGGACGTGCGGCGGGCTCCGCGACGGGCGGGGCCGCGACGACGGGCTCGCCGTACACGGACGTGCCCGCGCCGCCGATGCCGAGCACGTTCCGCGCGCGGTGCATGGAGTCGGGCTCGACGACCACCGAGTAGCTGGTGGCGGTCACCTGCATCACCGACGTGAAGTCCCGGCGGCGGCGCGTGATGCTGTAGCTGACGATGCCGTAGATGGCGCCGAACCCGACGCCGATGATCACCGCGCCGACCACCGACGACACGTTCGGCACGGGCGAGAACAGGAAGGTCACGAGGCCGAGGAAGAGGCCGAGCCAGGCGCCGCTCGCCGCTCCGGCCGCCGCGGCCCGGGCGGAGGTGAGCTTGCCGGTGACGCGTTCGACGCTCGTCAGCTCGTTGCCCACGATGCTCACCTGCGTGACGGGGAAGTCGGCCTCGGCGAGGGTGACGACGGCCTTCTGCGCCTCGTCGTAGGTCTCGTAGGTGGCCACCGGCTCGCCCTTCGGCAGCTTCGGCATGCGGGTGCGGGCGGTGCGTCCGAGGAGGGGGTTGGTCACCCGTCCAGTGTTCCACGCGGTGCCGGGCGGCGGCTGGGCGAGCGACTAGATTGACTCTGTGAGCGCCTCCCGAGTCTTCGTCGCCCGGCTCGCCGGGTGCAGCGTGTTCGACCCCGCGGGCGACCGGGTCGGGCGCGTGCGCGACGTGCTCGTCGTCTACCGCAAGGACGATCCGCCGCGCGTCGTGGGCCTCATCGTCGAGATCCCGGGCAAGCGCCGCGTGTTCCTCTCCATCGGCCGCGTCACGAGCATCGGCTCCGGGCAGATCATCACCACCGGCCTCATCAACCTCCGCCGCTTCGAGCAGCGCGGCGGCGAGGTGCGCGTCATCGCCGAGATCCTCGGCCGGCGCGTGAAGCTGCGCGACGGATCCGGCACCGCCGTCATCGAGGACGTCGCGATCGAGGAGTCCGGCCAGGCCGAGTGGGAGGTGTCGCAGCTCTTCTGCCGCCGACCCCGCACCAGCCCCTCCCCCTTCGCCAAGGGCGCCACGCTCTTCGCCACCTGGGACGAGGTCGCCGAGCTGCAGGACGAGGGCGTCGCGCAGTCGGCGTCGCAGTTCCTCGCCGCCTACTCCGACCTCCTCCCCGCCGACCTCGCCAACACCCTGCTCGACCTGCCGCAGGCCCGCCGCCTCGAGGTCGCCGAGGAGCTGCCGGACGCGCGCCTCGCCGACGTGCTCGAGGAGATGCCGGAGTCGGAGCAGGTGCAGATCATGGCCACCCTCGACGACGACCGCGCCGCCGACGTGCTCGACCAGATGCAGCCGGACGACGCCGCCGACCTCATCGCGCAGCTCTCCGAGGAGCGCGGCGAGGCCCTGCTCGAGCTCATGCAGCCGGAGGAGGCGGACGACGTCCGCATGCTCCTCAGCTACGCGCCGGACACCGCGGGCGGCCTCATGACGACCGATCCCGTCATCGTCTCCGGCGACGCGACCGTCGCGGAGGGCCTCGCCCTCATCCGCCGCCCCGAGCTCGCGCCCACGCTCGGCGCCGCGGTGTGCGTCACGCTGCCGCCGTACGAGCCGCCGACCGGCCGCTTCCTCGGCATGGTGCACTTCCAGCGGATGTTGCGCTACCCGCCGCACGAGCGCCTCGGGACCCTGCTCGACCAGGGCCTCGAGCCCGTGCGGGCCGACACGAGCGCCGCCGAGGTGTCCCGCATCATGGCGAGCTACAACCTCGTCTCGGTGCCCGTCGTGGACGAGAACCACCGCCTCGTCGGCGTGGTCACGATCGACGACGTGCTCGACCACCTGCTGCCGGACGACTGGCGCAGCGCCGACGCGGAACGCGAGACGCGCAAGCGCGCGACCGCCCGCTTCCACGGCACGGCCACGGCCGCCATCCCCACCGCAGGACCCAGACGAGGACGGAGGATCCCCCGTGGCACGGCAGAGTAACCGCGACGTCCGCCTGGACGCGCCCAAGGGCCTCCGCACGACGGTCCTCCCGCTGCGCAACCGCGCCAGCCGCGACCGCTTCGGCCGCTTCACGGAGTCCATCGCGCGCGGCATGGGCACCCCGTGGTTCCTCATGGGCCTCACGCTCTTCTGCGTGGCCTGGATCCTGTACAACACCTACGGCCCCGAGTCCGCGCGCTTCGACTCGGCGGCGCTCGGCTTCACGGCGCTCACGCTGATCCTGTCGCTGCAGGCCTCGTACGCGGCGCCGCTCATCCTGCTCGCGCAGAACCGGCAGGACGACCGCGACCGCGTGCAGATCGAGCAGGACCGCCAGCGCACCGAGCGCAACGTGGCGGACGTCGAGTACCTGGCCCGCGAGGTCGTCTCGCTCCGGCTGCAGATGAAGGACGTCGCCTCGAAGGACTTCATCCGCGCCGAGCTGCGCCAGCTCCTCGAGGAGCTCGACCGCCGCGACGACCCCGAGGGGGACGACGCCGAGGGCGCCGGCAGCGCCGGCAGCCGCAGGGCGCATGGCCGCTGAGGCACCCGGCGGGGCCCCGCTGACGGCGGAGGCGGTGGGGCGCGCGCTCGCGGGCGTCGTGGATCCCGAGATCCGCCGCCCCATCACCGAGCTCGACATGGTGTCCGACGTGCGCGTCGAGGACGGCGGCGTGGCCCACGTCGACATCGCGCTGACCATCGTCGGCTGCCCCGCCGCCACGTCCATCGAGCGCGACGTGCGCGCGGCGGTCCGGGCCGTCCCGGGCGTCGCGCAGCTCGAGCTCACGGTCGGCGTGATGAGCCGGGAGCGGCGGCGCGCGCTCACCGAGCGCCTGCGCGGTCCGGCGGCGAAGCGCGGCATCCCGTTCGGGCCGGAGAGCCTCACGCGCGTCTACGCCGTCACGAGCGGGAAGGGCGGCGTCGGCAAGTCCACGCTCACGGCCAACCTCGCGGTGGCGCTCGCGGCGAAGGGGCTGGCGGTCGGCCTCGTGGACGCCGACGTGCACGGCTTCTCCATCCCCGGGATCCTCGGCCTCGTCGACGCGGACGGGCGCACCGCGCAGCCCACCCGAGTCGGCGACATGATCCTGCCGCCCGTCGCGCATGGCGTGAAGGTCATCTCCATCGGCATGTTCCTCGATCCCGACGCCACGGGCGGCACAGCGGTCTCCTGGCGCGGGCCCATGCTGCACCGCACCATCCAGCAGTTCCTCACCGACGTCTTCTTCGGCGACCTGGACGTGCTGCTGCTCGACCTGCCCCCCGGCACGGGCGATGTGGCCATCACCGTGGGCCAGCTCCTGCCGGACGCGGAGGTCCTCGTCGTGACGACGCCGCAGCCGGCCGCGGCCGACGTGGCGGAGCGCAGCGGGCTCGTCGCGCGGCAGACGGGTCAGCGCGTGGCGGGCGTCGTCGAGAACATGGCCGGGTTCGTCCAGCCCGACGGATCCGTGCTGGAGCTCTTCGGGGCGGGCGGCGGCGCGGAGGTCGCGCGTCGGCTCTCGGCCGGGCAGGACGCGCCCGTGCCGCTCCTCGCGAGCGTGCCGCTCAGCGTGGCGCTGCGCGAGGGCGGCGACTCCGGGGCGCCGCTCGTGCTGGCCGCGCCCGAGGATCCGGCGGCGGTGCAGATCCTGCGCGTGGCGGACCACCTGGCGACACGCGGCCGCGGGCTCGCGGGCCGGAAGCTCGGGCTCTCGGTCTCCTAGATCGCCCTCACCGGACCGCGATCCGGTCCGGATGCACGAGAGGACGGCAGCCCGCGGGCTGCCGTCCTCTCCTCTTCACGCGCGCGGCGCGCGACGCCTAGACGTGGCTGCGGTGCGTGAGCGTCGGCACGGCGCGGTAGCCGTCACGCGCGGTGACGACGAGCGTGCCGGCGACGGCGGAGACGGAGAGGGCGGCGACGGCGATGAGGAAGACGGTCATGGTGGTGCTCCTGCGGGAAGGCGGATGGCGGCGCACTCCGCCGCATGACCATGAGACCACCCGGGACCGTTCAGGACAAGCTCATAGTCCTTGCCTCGTTGTGTAGCCTGGCTTCATGGACATCCGCCGCCTCGAGCTCCTCCGCGAGCTCGCCGACCGCGGCAGCGTGGGCGCCGTCGCGCGCGCTGCCGGCCGCACGCCGTCGGCGGTCTCGCAGCAGCTGAAGGTGCTGGAGCGGGAGGCCGGCGTGCCCCTCACCGAGCGCTCGGGCCGCGGGATCGTGCTGACGGACGCGGGCCGGGCGCTCGCCCGCACCGCGACCGACATCGCCGTCGCCGTGGCCCGCGCGGAGGCCCTGTGGGAGGACTTCCGGCACCAGCCCTCCGGCGAGGTCACGCTCGCGACGTTCCCCACCGCCGCGCAGATGCTGCTGCCGGGGCTCCTCGACCGCGTCGCCGCGATCCCCGACCTCACCGTCCGCGCCAGCGACCGGGACCCGGCGTCGCGGGCCTTCGCGGACCTCACCGCCGACTTCGACGTCGTCCTCGCGCACTCGCTCGCCGGGGCCGGCACCTGGCGCGGGCTCGGCCTCGTCATCGTGCCGCTCATGGTGGAGCCGCTCGACGTCGCGATGCCGGCCGACCACCGCCTCGCGGGCCGGGCGTCGGTCAGTCCGGCCGACCTCAGCGGCGAGCCGTGGATCGGCGTGCCGCAGGGCCTCCCGTTCGACCGGATCCTCCTCGACATCGAGCAGGCCGTCGGCGCGCCCGCGCGCGTGGTGCAGCGGTTCAGCGACACGCGCATCACGGAGTCGCTGGTGGCGTCGGGCCACGGGATCGCGCTGCTGCCGCGCTACACGGCGGGCGAGCACGACGGCGTGGTCGTCAAGCGCCTGTCCGGCGTCGCCTCGAAGCGGCACCTGCACGTGCTGCTGCGACCTGACCGGGCGGAGCGGCCGTCGGTGCGTGCCGTGGTGGACGCCCTCCGCGAGGAGGCGCGTGCGGTGGACGCGCGCTTCAGCGGCAGCGCGTGAGGCTGAAGCACGAGCGGGTCAGCGGCGGCACCTGAGCGCCGGCGGGGATCCGGGTCAGGTGGCCTCGGCGTCGAAGGGGGCGGGCTGCGCCGACGCGGCGGCGGCCTCGCGCTCCAGGCGCTGGCGTCGGGCGACGGTGGTCTCGACGGGGACGCGCGGCTTGGTGACCACGGGCTCGTCCTCGAACAGCGCCTCCTTGATGATGCGGCGCGGGTCGTACTGGCGCGGGTCGAGCTTCTTCCAGTCGACCTCGTCGAACTCCGGACCCAGCTCGTCGCGCATGCGCTCGCGCGCCCCGGTGGCCATGCGGCGGGCCGCCTTCACCAGATCCGCGAGCTTCTGGGTGTAGATCGGCAGCCGCTCGGGGCCGAGCAGGAACACGGCGATGATGCCGATGAGCATCAGCTTCTCGAACGTC
The nucleotide sequence above comes from Clavibacter sp. B3I6. Encoded proteins:
- a CDS encoding Mrp/NBP35 family ATP-binding protein; amino-acid sequence: MAAEAPGGAPLTAEAVGRALAGVVDPEIRRPITELDMVSDVRVEDGGVAHVDIALTIVGCPAATSIERDVRAAVRAVPGVAQLELTVGVMSRERRRALTERLRGPAAKRGIPFGPESLTRVYAVTSGKGGVGKSTLTANLAVALAAKGLAVGLVDADVHGFSIPGILGLVDADGRTAQPTRVGDMILPPVAHGVKVISIGMFLDPDATGGTAVSWRGPMLHRTIQQFLTDVFFGDLDVLLLDLPPGTGDVAITVGQLLPDAEVLVVTTPQPAAADVAERSGLVARQTGQRVAGVVENMAGFVQPDGSVLELFGAGGGAEVARRLSAGQDAPVPLLASVPLSVALREGGDSGAPLVLAAPEDPAAVQILRVADHLATRGRGLAGRKLGLSVS
- a CDS encoding LysR family transcriptional regulator encodes the protein MDIRRLELLRELADRGSVGAVARAAGRTPSAVSQQLKVLEREAGVPLTERSGRGIVLTDAGRALARTATDIAVAVARAEALWEDFRHQPSGEVTLATFPTAAQMLLPGLLDRVAAIPDLTVRASDRDPASRAFADLTADFDVVLAHSLAGAGTWRGLGLVIVPLMVEPLDVAMPADHRLAGRASVSPADLSGEPWIGVPQGLPFDRILLDIEQAVGAPARVVQRFSDTRITESLVASGHGIALLPRYTAGEHDGVVVKRLSGVASKRHLHVLLRPDRAERPSVRAVVDALREEARAVDARFSGSA
- a CDS encoding DUF1003 domain-containing protein; amino-acid sequence: MARQSNRDVRLDAPKGLRTTVLPLRNRASRDRFGRFTESIARGMGTPWFLMGLTLFCVAWILYNTYGPESARFDSAALGFTALTLILSLQASYAAPLILLAQNRQDDRDRVQIEQDRQRTERNVADVEYLAREVVSLRLQMKDVASKDFIRAELRQLLEELDRRDDPEGDDAEGAGSAGSRRAHGR
- a CDS encoding general stress protein, with product MTNPLLGRTARTRMPKLPKGEPVATYETYDEAQKAVVTLAEADFPVTQVSIVGNELTSVERVTGKLTSARAAAAGAASGAWLGLFLGLVTFLFSPVPNVSSVVGAVIIGVGFGAIYGIVSYSITRRRRDFTSVMQVTATSYSVVVEPDSMHRARNVLGIGGAGTSVYGEPVVAAPPVAEPAARPAGPYGERVPEQGGSAAPEPTAPPTSTDRPVGEQGATGA
- a CDS encoding aminopeptidase P family protein, translated to MAENTDTASETTPDDIAADPAAPLATTETASPAVAPAGAPAPGSGDAPVPRATSNRSTTPASTAFSDFVSAHWADREEVDPPAREQAPFAADRRRRLSAQHVGTRLVIPAGRLKQRSNDTDHPFRAHSAFAHLTGWGADSEPGAVLVLEPATGGSAADGSAHEATLYFRERAGRDSDEFYANAEIGEFWIGPRPSLRQVAADLGLATAPLADVDAAIAAPGAARVIREADPQLAARVDEARAASDADAGADHVDGDALLARDASELRLVKDAYEIRQMREAVDTTGRGFSDVIADMPAVTAHARGERVVEGVFNARARADGNTVGYDTIAASGPHACILHWTRNDGRVVPGDLILIDAGVELDSYYTADITRTLPVSGTFTDVQREVYEAVREAADAALAIVRPGIRFREVHAAAMEVIARRVAGWGMLPVTAEEALQADNQHHRRYMVHGTSHHLGLDVHDCAQARRDMYIDGIVEAGMVFTIEPGLYFQPDDLTVPERFRGIGVRIEDDILVTRDGAENLSAGIPRTADEVEAWMAGRA
- a CDS encoding Sec-independent protein translocase TatB is translated as MFGLTFEKLMLIGIIAVFLLGPERLPIYTQKLADLVKAARRMATGARERMRDELGPEFDEVDWKKLDPRQYDPRRIIKEALFEDEPVVTKPRVPVETTVARRQRLEREAAAASAQPAPFDAEAT
- a CDS encoding endonuclease/exonuclease/phosphatase family protein, whose protein sequence is MENWRADLAWLGQRCDEGNVIIAGDFNATLDHMSRYGGTPTERDQVTDLGQCVDAARASGNAAVGTWPTDIPALLGTPIDHIMATPGWAVTGFRVVEDRDGAGSDHRPIVAQLTPLR
- a CDS encoding magnesium transporter MgtE N-terminal domain-containing protein yields the protein MSASRVFVARLAGCSVFDPAGDRVGRVRDVLVVYRKDDPPRVVGLIVEIPGKRRVFLSIGRVTSIGSGQIITTGLINLRRFEQRGGEVRVIAEILGRRVKLRDGSGTAVIEDVAIEESGQAEWEVSQLFCRRPRTSPSPFAKGATLFATWDEVAELQDEGVAQSASQFLAAYSDLLPADLANTLLDLPQARRLEVAEELPDARLADVLEEMPESEQVQIMATLDDDRAADVLDQMQPDDAADLIAQLSEERGEALLELMQPEEADDVRMLLSYAPDTAGGLMTTDPVIVSGDATVAEGLALIRRPELAPTLGAAVCVTLPPYEPPTGRFLGMVHFQRMLRYPPHERLGTLLDQGLEPVRADTSAAEVSRIMASYNLVSVPVVDENHRLVGVVTIDDVLDHLLPDDWRSADAERETRKRATARFHGTATAAIPTAGPRRGRRIPRGTAE